TGGTTCCATGAGCTCCCtttatgaatagtaaattcaaaaaatcaCATCCCATATACATAGTCAACCGGTATACTCGCGTATGAAGTTTCACGAAGAAATTACATCCGTGGTAATCTGAAAAAAAATGACAAAATGAAAGCTATACTAGAAAACACTGTTTGAAGAATAGTATGGTCCCAATTGTATTTTCTTCACAAAGAATACCATGGTTGCAGATAGAATGGTCGACTAAGTTTCATACTCTGAAATTTCAGATTTGTTtaattttttccagtatttttttctGAATTTACTGTGTGCAACCATGTTCACCTTCGCATTTTCGATGAGTTCATGGGCTAATGCTGGAATGCACAGTACCACGTATCTAGCTCTTGTAAAAGTTAAGGGCCTTTTAGATTCTCGGGATGTTTGTAGATTTTCACGAGGAACAACACAAATTCTCCGATGAAACAAAAAGGCTTCCAGCTGATGAAAAGGGCTGCCTGGGGTCCTTGGTATTTGAACTTCTGCCCCTTTTTTCAAGGGCTGCCTGGGGAAAGGTAAGAACACTATGGagcttagtacaaagttgggtcatctattttggaacggagggagtacttcatttGGTACTTTGGAAACTTTGATGCTTTCATCGTCACACTGACTCACTCGCAGACAGCTCCTGCAGACGACACTCGACACTGCCCTTTGAGCAGATATGTAGATGTGAAGATGTCACAATACACTCGCCGATCAAAAGACCAAACTAATACAATAAGATCAGTGGGTTGCAAACCTCGTAACCAAGCTAGCCAGGAACAAAGATATAGTAAACCTACCACTACATCCGTGGGAAATGGCATGTATGCCCAACAAAGTTTGCCGCATAATAGCAGGGCAACAGACTCGATGTCCTATTCAATAAACTGACCAACTGACTCAATTTCCTATTGATCAATATTAGTTCTGATGGTTCAGAACTCAAACATTCACTTGATCTAATAGCCATGTCATTCTGGGGAACGCTGTCCAGCAATGGATCGGATGAATGGGAAACATGGCTACAGACCTGTTTACCAGGCGAGAGAACACGGGTACATGTAAATTTAACGGCACATACCGTGCGGGCATTAGAGAAAGATACTGTGCTAAAACGGTAATTGTGGGAAATTGCACAGCAATTTGTAGATGGTGTATCATGAACGAAAAAAATCAAACTGGCACACAACTGCAGTAGAACCCCAAGTAGCCTGCCTTCTGAGAAAAGAGGGTAGTTCCAAGTGGCATGCCAGTTACACAAACCGTATACATTGTCAGAGGTGTGACATCCAAAATTAGCAGTTTGAAGCTATTACGGGAATGGTTGAATTCTCTTTATTATACGTACTATATACGTGTGTAATTGAACTCCAAATctagaagaaaaaaaatgagagcaGAGCAGCTAGTTCAGGTCTTCATAGCGATTTAGATGTGCCCAGTTAACAGAAGATACCATTGGACGTGCAGTCCCCACACCATGCATCTCAGATTAAACTTGCCCATGCCACGTACAAACTTTTTCAGTTATTTTAAGCATGGAAACGACCGTCCAAGTTATCATAAACAAATTAGTAAATATGACCGTTTCCAGATATATCAGTTATAAAATCACTAGTATGATAAGTTGGTAACCAACGGCCAGGCATTGCTCAACACTTTTATCTTTGAAAGAAAACAGGATGTCTTGACATAAAGCATTAAGGTAACCAAAAAGTAACTCTCCTTGTAAGTTATAAGTAGACATGGGATCCTATGATAGTTTGGTAACAATTTTGGTAGCCAGCAAACACAGCAACCAGCCAAATCAGATTCTCATTCTCTTGTAACTACAGAAAAGCTGGTAAGGATAAATCTCCGTgcaatctaaataaataaaaacacgaAAGCAGATAAATGAAATGTGTACCGATACACCCAAAACAAATGCCAAATCAAGGTAAACTTACATCAACTCTGTACGCTAACATTGCTTATAATGCAGGTTCCAACTTCATGGCATCGGTGGATAAACATCTGCACCAGAATAGCGACAAGGTCAAAATTGACATTTCTCATACTGGCAATGATGAATAACTTGAGAATATTTGTATTAACCCCAGCTAGAAATTACCTTCAACAGCCCAGGACAGCTGAATGTGCTCATGCCGTTGAACTGACAATATATCAACCAGTGGGGCTACCGTATACACAAGAATACCTCACAAATCCAAACCAAAAAGTAAATCTAACACCTATTTCTTCCACAATAGAAGCACACACTCATTTGTTGGACGAAACACGGCTGTAGTATTCAGTGAAGTCTAAACGGAAGAGAAGGAACTTTAAATCAACATGCTGCTGCAGGGGCAACTGGGATATAAATGAATCAAGAGAAGCTGTATAATCTTTTGCAATGCTGTCCAAATCTTCACCCATTTTCAGAAAAAGTTCCCCCGCGAGTTGAATCATAGCTTTTCTGCCCCCCTCCAGCCATGAACCTGTTTCCTTGGTTTTTGTTTTCGATTTACCCTTTCCCCTGCAGTAAGAAGGAAAACTTCAAAGTAAACCAAACAGTAGATGTGATAAAGATTTGAGGGAAAGATGACATTAGCTATTTCTGCAATAATCTAACCTTAGTTGCAACTCGTATATCCGTTCAAACCACCTATCAGCATGGCTGCGGAACTGTAATATGATGTCAAACAAGGCAAAAAGATTTCTCAAAATTCCCAGGGATCGCTCACCCAGGAGAGACTTCTCCACAATTGAAGTGAGATACTTATCATGTCCCATGAGAAGATCGTCTAAATCTTTTGCTGCATCCATTTCTTCTGAAAAACGAGCCCAGGAAACCTCTAGGACCTCGAACATAATGTAGTACTGGAAGTTGGTCACAAAATGGTTCATTTCATTAAACAGAACTTGGCATTTCCGAAGAACTGAAACAAACTGAGCCCTGATGCTTGTCCCTTCCTTGTAAAATGGAGAAGAAAGAATGCAATTAGGCTTCATTGTCTTCCAGACTCCGGTCAAAGAATGGTCAACACGCTTAAGCTTCCATAGGAAGTTGAATATCTTGAGGTACATCTTCATGACTGAAGCTGTGAACACCGTGTCCAGAGGGACCCTAGCATCATACTCCAAGGAGAAGACATCCCAGCCAACATCACCATCTCCGTGATCCATCATCTTTACTTTTATCCGGTCCAAGATGTCACGGTCATCATATTGTGCGTCAGATGCACGTATTGCAGTTTCAAGCAAGCCAGCAAGGTGGAAGGGGCTAATTCTATTGGCTGGTTCTGACAACTCAGGACCAACAACATCCATCAGATACTGAACAAAATCACCCTGCCCAAGAAGCAAATACCTCTTGATAGCAAGACAATGATCTTTAAATCGATATCGCTTATGAATCACGTCCATCAGACGTTGATCAATCCTCTTGGCTGCTTCTACCACCAATGCCTCCAAAGCATCAATCTGCCCATAACCAAGCCCACCTCGACTTGTTGTGGTGCCAACATAGGCTGCAGCCTCAGTGGCAGCCTCAGCCCAACCATTATCATCACAGCAAGCTCTGAGAAAGTTGATTGACTTCCCCGTTCTAAGGATCCGCTGTGCCAGCACCGGAGAAATGAAAGACGGTAGCATATCAGACTGAATAAGGTAGCCCTCCCGCCACAAAGATTCAGCCTTGACTGGCTGCCCAACGATGAAGAACTCGCCAAATACATCCTCCAATTCACCTTCAAGCACCCAGCTTCGAACCATTTCAAACAGTGGCGAGCACACTCGCCGCAGCAAACGGCCCATAAAATCTTGAACCATGGGATCCCCATGCTGTGCATGCCCATGGATCGCACCAGCCATTCCACCGCCTCTCAAGCCACGGCATCCATCCACCAAGACAGCCATTAAGCGCATTCTCACTGTAGGCTCAGCAAGCCACACAACAAGACGCCGCAGTGAGAGGTAATTGCCTGACACACCCGAATCAGATCCAGGTGTTGGAATTGGATTTAACGAATATGACTCTAGAACGGCAAGCAGCTTGTAGTAATCAGATAGTTCCTCCTGTAGAGCTGAGCAGAAGGCCTGAGCAACAGTGCCGACCTCGGTGGCGGCATGAGAGGGCAAGCGGCTTACATTGTCGGAGATGAAGCCTCGCACCTTGCGGAACAGCCACCCGACCTCACACAGCTTGCGTACCAGGGTGCGAGTGGAGCGCGGCACGCGGACGCCCTCAGGTAGGTCGTAGGTGTCGCTGGCCTTGTCATACCGGACGTACCGGCCGTCAATGCCCTGGCAGGCGTAGAGCACGTCGCGCACCAGCGCGGCCTCCGACACCTCCGTCTCGTCGAGCACCAGCTCGGTGTACTCCCGCAGCGCGATCTCGCGGATGTTGTCCGGATCCTTGGAGACCAGCACCACGCCGCCGGCCGGCGTGCCGGGCACCCGCGAGGCCTGCTTGcccccggccgccgccggcgcggcggcggggaggttggggaggcaggaggaggcggcggccccgCGGCGGTGGGAGGAGAGCGAGTCGAGCAGGTAGAGGAGGGGCCAGAGCGAGGCGGGGCGGGATCGGGCGGAGAGCTTGGAGTGGAGGTCGGCGAAGGCGAGGGCGTCGTcggggcggccggaggcggcgaggcggcgcttgATGGCCTCCGcgaccgcgtgctcgtcggggagGACGGCGGGGGCGAGGCGGCTGGAGAGCAGCCGGTGCGCGAACCGCAGCGCGCCGCCCGCGTCGCGGCCCCCGCCGCCGGATTCGGCgggggcgaggcggaggacgagctCCTTGACGAGATCCTGGGCCTGGTGGTCGTCCATCGGGGGTGCTGGGGTTCGAGCCGGGCGGCTGAGTTGGATGGAGGTTTGGGAATTTTGCGGAGTGGGTGGTTTGTTTTGTATTTTTTGGGCGTTTGGATTTGTGTCACGGGCAATTCCAGCATTTTGGGCGCGGCGAGGAATCTTTTTGAAAAGCGAATGGCAAGA
This window of the Triticum aestivum cultivar Chinese Spring chromosome 5D, IWGSC CS RefSeq v2.1, whole genome shotgun sequence genome carries:
- the LOC123121662 gene encoding gamma-tubulin complex component 3, translated to MDDHQAQDLVKELVLRLAPAESGGGGRDAGGALRFAHRLLSSRLAPAVLPDEHAVAEAIKRRLAASGRPDDALAFADLHSKLSARSRPASLWPLLYLLDSLSSHRRGAAASSCLPNLPAAAPAAAGGKQASRVPGTPAGGVVLVSKDPDNIREIALREYTELVLDETEVSEAALVRDVLYACQGIDGRYVRYDKASDTYDLPEGVRVPRSTRTLVRKLCEVGWLFRKVRGFISDNVSRLPSHAATEVGTVAQAFCSALQEELSDYYKLLAVLESYSLNPIPTPGSDSGVSGNYLSLRRLVVWLAEPTVRMRLMAVLVDGCRGLRGGGMAGAIHGHAQHGDPMVQDFMGRLLRRVCSPLFEMVRSWVLEGELEDVFGEFFIVGQPVKAESLWREGYLIQSDMLPSFISPVLAQRILRTGKSINFLRACCDDNGWAEAATEAAAYVGTTTSRGGLGYGQIDALEALVVEAAKRIDQRLMDVIHKRYRFKDHCLAIKRYLLLGQGDFVQYLMDVVGPELSEPANRISPFHLAGLLETAIRASDAQYDDRDILDRIKVKMMDHGDGDVGWDVFSLEYDARVPLDTVFTASVMKMYLKIFNFLWKLKRVDHSLTGVWKTMKPNCILSSPFYKEGTSIRAQFVSVLRKCQVLFNEMNHFVTNFQYYIMFEVLEVSWARFSEEMDAAKDLDDLLMGHDKYLTSIVEKSLLGERSLGILRNLFALFDIILQFRSHADRWFERIYELQLRGKGKSKTKTKETGSWLEGGRKAMIQLAGELFLKMGEDLDSIAKDYTASLDSFISQLPLQQHVDLKFLLFRLDFTEYYSRVSSNK